A genomic window from Maylandia zebra isolate NMK-2024a linkage group LG20, Mzebra_GT3a, whole genome shotgun sequence includes:
- the LOC112431023 gene encoding deoxynucleoside triphosphate triphosphohydrolase SAMHD1-like has translation MEKHLNIKDLNKVFNDPIHGHIELHPLLVKIIDTPQFQRLRNIKQLGGGYFVFPGASHNRFEHSIGVGHLAGELAKTLKLKQPELDISERDVLCVQIAGLCHDLGHGPFSHLFDGMFNPEADPEHKDWKHEDASLEMFDHLVVANSLAQEMERYGLILPPDLTFIKEMIKPLKIDDAEWPYEGRDENKSFLYEIVSNKQNGIDVDKFDYFARDCHHLGIRNNFDHQRFIMFARVCDVNGRKHICSRDKEVANLYDMFHTRNSLHRRAYQHRVTKSVEIMIKDALLRADQYILTKGSGGTTFCLSKAKTDMEAYTKLTDQMIERILHPCSCSNEFTPSPLEEARMILQRIMSRDLYQFMGETKLKKEDQEEIKKMKDSLENELVKVIPKDNFEIIVVTLDYGMKNKDPINTTYFYTKANPTEAFKISREQVSKLLPVCFAEKILRVYCKNSASLRDAKFCFQSWCHENDFLTEDRDRATP, from the exons ATGGAGAAGCACTTGAACATCAAAGATTTAAACAAG GTGTTTAATGATCCCATCCATGGCCACATCGAGTTACATCCACTACTTGTCAAGATCATAGACACACCTCAGTTTCAGAGACTACGAAACATAAAGCAGCTTGGGGGCGGTTATTTCGTTTTTCCAGGAGCATCGCACAACCGCTTTGAACACTCAATAGG GGTGGGGCACTTAGCAGGAGAACTTGCAAAAACTCTGAAGCTGAAACAGCCAGAACTCGACATCAGTGAACGAGACGTCCTTTGTGTGCAAATTGCAGGTCTCTGTCATGACCTGG GACATGGACCTTTTTCCCATCTTTTTGATGGAATGTTCAACCCCGAAGCAGACCCAGAACATAAAGACTGGAAG CATGAGGATGCCTCTTTAGAGATGTTTGATCATCTGGTGGTGGCGAATAGTCTGGCACAAGAGATGGAGCGTTATGGACTGATACTCCCACCTGACCTGACATTTATCAAGGAGATGATTAAACCTCTAAAGATTGATGACGCTGAG TGGCCGTATGAAGGTCGAGATGAGAATAAATCCTTCCTCTATGAAATTGTGTCAAACAAGCAAAATGGGATTGATGTGGACAAATTCGACTACTTTGCCAG GGACTGCCACCACCTGGGCATCCGGAACAACTTTGACCATCAACGCTTCATCATGTTTGCCAGGGTGTGTGATGTGAATGGGAGGAAGCACATTTGCTCTAGAGACAAG GAAGTGGCAAACCTGTATGACATGTTCCACACAAGGAACTCTCTCCACAGAAGAGCCTACCAGCACAGAGTAACCAAGAGTGTAGAAATTAT gaTCAAAGACGCCCTCTTGAGAGCAGATCAGTACATCCTGACTAAAGGTTCAGGAGGGACAACGTTCTGTCTCTCCAAAGCTAAAACTGACATGGAAGCCTACACAAAGCTGACAG ATCAAATGATTGAAAGAATACTCCACCCTTGTTCTTGTTCAAATGAATTCACTCCCTCTCCTCTGGAGGAAGCAAGGATGATTCTGCAGAGGATCATGTCTCGAGACCTGTACCAGTTTATGGGTGAAACCAAG CTCAAGAAAGAAGACCAAGAGGAAATAAAA AAGATGAAGGACAGCTTGGAAAATGAACTGGTTAAAGTCATTCCAAAAGACAACTTTGAAATTATA GTTGTCACTTTGGACTATGGGATGAAAAACAAGGACCCCATCAATACCACATATTTCTACACTAAGGCTAACCCTACTGAAGCATTCAAGATTTCCAGAGAACAG GTGTCCAAGCTTCTCCCAGTGTGCTTTGCTGAGAAGATCCTCAGAGTTTACTGTAAGAACTCAGCGAGTCTGAGAGATGCTAAGTTCTGCTTTCAAAGCTGGTGTCACGAAAATGACTTTCTAACTGAG GATCGAGACAGAGCAACTCCATGA